Proteins encoded by one window of Pseudomonas sp. PSKL.D1:
- a CDS encoding T6SS effector BTH_I2691 family protein — protein sequence MSISQLIATTVAEVALPLDQCNACERQGLPILPLRKALVPFANPADNARVDTRLGLRTLRMGYLYVLLDQSIWQAYEVTEHGHLRRFNPYQPPPGPPPALPERCVNQDHDVPSCFLNIDTATYGSAWVAFSSDAWPVSVLDAYKNGAAPAHRFEGLDLIQARNNPELLGMAMTPDNLQVDRQVFEYAQQLPGPFDSAHGFHSRLLRKTALRGFVVNAMAAHQLENGVLAIVLDDTVGLAQEYNHQRLHEVVQRQTWREDPMRAYQLQTSQILQIIRATHREWAAQKIIPRHEPHTGDGPPMFKGASEEYQRMVDAAQQDSDDRLEERYDEPRRAAFQAEYEQQEAVFQQRIDQQARAYVALCESPAFRLIEQYDYDGTNRDSGIAYSKTMATCLAGGVTEAPSAEPRPPAPGTTEALWLKWLQDPDSPAYRAVLMRDRPLLEAFLPSFSSTEPVNWNDSEKLYTAVSKIITSDDVGVQFRNQLRQAVAETLGALNGASQRLQAQLAPGIQQAVRRLNSATQLLYNGVHLVELQVQMKVSEYYALQSAHLRKMQNQASQAMAKARERLMPSLDDLNDDLLRSARKVTPIIQTGLLSLAVLDPKVAHTVINVSVWVEGKAVDLHERLAREVKLNVNQMSHAAQLTLVDLSVAAGTLEPGARRMLEGMKISAQQASQLVQESFTGLRGAAGSWQFLLTLGGMYLLSDSLGKNVKKAEQEIGQKSMEARMALYSSSLGILGGGTELSGLLIKKTSPSLFARGERIVRLGAAISAAAGLFDTIQGMISAHRTSTTGDITAHKLYMRSTFFAGLGVIAAGFAVVFSTKIIGLLGASISLTLIASYLNKAAEENESKLLERWVMRCFFGKATEIPRIHWPSPEYADIAIAELNAAALGLSGDLSFKTTISTSPDQSKIGGRVSLTTKQWMEFRFTLPRFSESTAGYHWTLVIHRQGDGNAPTYAGGEVVINQNFHTPHVATRTSDSTSLKPIKTVQTHDLKSETLILNSSTQTAKDASDGNHSHKTVTGTLELAPDPNKHNILAASLLISYWPDKSLPESYGEILIQTSKQ from the coding sequence ATGAGCATCAGCCAACTGATCGCCACCACCGTGGCCGAAGTCGCCCTGCCCCTCGACCAGTGCAATGCCTGTGAACGCCAGGGCTTGCCGATTCTGCCGCTGCGCAAGGCCCTGGTACCGTTCGCCAACCCGGCCGACAACGCCCGCGTCGACACCCGCCTGGGCCTGCGCACCCTGCGCATGGGCTACCTCTACGTGTTGCTCGACCAAAGCATCTGGCAGGCCTACGAAGTCACCGAACACGGCCACCTGCGCCGCTTCAACCCCTACCAACCGCCGCCCGGCCCGCCACCCGCCCTGCCCGAACGGTGCGTGAATCAGGACCATGACGTACCGTCCTGCTTCCTCAACATCGACACCGCCACCTACGGCTCGGCCTGGGTCGCCTTCTCCAGCGATGCCTGGCCCGTCAGCGTGCTGGACGCCTACAAGAACGGCGCAGCCCCCGCTCACCGCTTCGAAGGGCTGGACCTGATTCAGGCCCGTAACAACCCTGAACTGCTGGGCATGGCCATGACCCCGGACAACCTGCAGGTTGACCGGCAGGTGTTCGAATACGCCCAGCAATTACCCGGCCCGTTCGACAGCGCGCACGGCTTCCACAGCCGGCTGCTGCGCAAGACCGCCTTGCGTGGTTTCGTGGTCAACGCCATGGCCGCGCACCAACTGGAGAACGGTGTGCTGGCCATCGTGCTCGACGACACCGTGGGCCTGGCACAGGAATACAACCATCAGCGCCTGCACGAGGTGGTCCAACGCCAGACCTGGCGCGAAGACCCCATGCGCGCCTACCAACTGCAAACGTCGCAGATCCTGCAGATCATCCGTGCAACCCACCGCGAGTGGGCGGCGCAGAAAATTATTCCCAGGCACGAGCCGCACACCGGCGATGGCCCACCCATGTTCAAAGGCGCGAGCGAAGAGTACCAACGCATGGTCGATGCCGCCCAGCAGGACAGCGACGACAGGCTGGAAGAGCGCTATGACGAACCCCGCCGCGCTGCCTTTCAGGCCGAGTACGAGCAGCAGGAGGCGGTATTCCAACAACGTATCGATCAGCAGGCACGGGCCTATGTGGCCCTCTGCGAAAGCCCCGCCTTCAGGCTGATCGAACAATACGACTATGACGGTACGAACCGTGATTCAGGCATCGCCTACAGCAAGACTATGGCCACCTGCCTGGCGGGGGGTGTCACTGAAGCACCGAGCGCGGAGCCCCGCCCGCCTGCACCGGGCACCACCGAAGCGCTCTGGCTGAAGTGGTTGCAGGATCCGGACAGCCCAGCCTACCGCGCCGTACTGATGCGCGATCGCCCCCTGCTGGAGGCGTTCCTGCCCAGCTTCTCCAGCACCGAACCCGTCAACTGGAATGACAGCGAAAAACTGTACACGGCGGTGAGCAAAATCATCACCAGTGATGACGTCGGCGTGCAGTTTCGCAACCAGCTCAGGCAGGCAGTCGCCGAAACCCTGGGGGCACTCAACGGTGCCAGTCAACGCCTGCAAGCCCAACTTGCCCCCGGCATTCAACAGGCCGTACGGCGCCTGAACAGTGCCACCCAGTTGCTCTACAACGGCGTGCACCTGGTAGAGCTGCAGGTGCAGATGAAAGTCAGCGAATACTACGCCCTGCAAAGCGCGCACCTACGCAAGATGCAGAACCAGGCCAGCCAGGCCATGGCCAAGGCCCGGGAACGGCTGATGCCCAGCCTGGATGACCTGAATGACGACCTGCTGCGTAGCGCGCGCAAGGTGACCCCGATCATTCAGACCGGGTTACTGAGCCTGGCCGTGCTCGATCCAAAGGTGGCGCACACCGTGATCAATGTCAGCGTCTGGGTCGAGGGCAAGGCCGTGGACCTGCATGAGCGGCTGGCCAGGGAAGTGAAGCTCAACGTCAATCAGATGAGCCATGCGGCGCAATTGACTCTTGTCGATCTGAGTGTGGCTGCCGGTACATTGGAACCCGGCGCACGGCGGATGCTGGAGGGCATGAAGATCAGCGCTCAGCAGGCCTCACAATTGGTGCAGGAGAGTTTCACCGGGTTGCGCGGGGCGGCGGGGAGTTGGCAGTTCTTGCTGACGTTGGGAGGGATGTACCTGCTCAGTGACAGTCTTGGGAAAAATGTGAAAAAGGCTGAGCAGGAGATTGGGCAGAAGTCGATGGAAGCGAGAATGGCGCTTTACAGCTCTAGCCTGGGGATATTGGGCGGAGGTACGGAACTTTCCGGATTATTGATAAAAAAAACCAGCCCAAGCCTTTTCGCACGCGGGGAGCGGATAGTGAGGCTCGGCGCTGCAATTAGCGCTGCCGCGGGTTTATTCGATACGATTCAGGGCATGATCTCGGCACACCGGACGTCTACAACAGGTGATATAACCGCGCACAAACTTTATATGCGCTCCACGTTTTTCGCCGGACTAGGAGTGATCGCAGCAGGATTTGCTGTAGTTTTTTCTACAAAAATCATAGGACTTCTAGGTGCCTCTATCTCCCTGACATTAATTGCGTCATACCTTAACAAAGCCGCAGAAGAGAATGAATCCAAACTCCTTGAGCGTTGGGTAATGCGATGTTTTTTTGGAAAAGCTACGGAAATCCCCCGCATTCACTGGCCATCCCCTGAATATGCTGACATTGCTATTGCTGAACTGAATGCCGCAGCGCTTGGCCTCTCTGGCGACCTTAGTTTCAAAACGACTATTTCTACTTCCCCAGACCAGTCAAAGATCGGCGGCCGTGTTAGCTTAACGACCAAACAGTGGATGGAGTTCAGATTCACCCTTCCTCGCTTTAGCGAATCGACCGCAGGCTACCACTGGACACTCGTCATTCACCGGCAAGGAGACGGCAACGCGCCGACATATGCGGGCGGAGAAGTTGTCATAAATCAAAATTTTCACACCCCTCACGTTGCAACAAGGACATCTGACTCGACAAGTCTTAAACCCATCAAAACCGTACAAACCCATGACCTCAAATCGGAAACACTGATCCTGAATAGCAGCACTCAAACGGCAAAAGATGCAAGCGACGGCAACCATAGCCACAAAACCGTAACCGGCACCCTTGAGCTTGCCCCAGACCCGAACAAACACAACATTTTAGCTGCATCATTACTCATCTCATACTGGCCAGACAAATCACTACCAGAAAGCTATGGGGAAATTCTTATACAGACAAGCAAGCAATGA
- a CDS encoding type VI secretion system Vgr family protein, which produces MPNQSDLRYSFTPLVGGDYFEVVSFSLTEALSKPFRLELELISFENDINFGHLLDKPVLFTVWRDERPVRYVHGLVSSFSLGESGFCRTRYKAVVEPQLARAALRSNWRIFQHKTVPQILELMLKRQAITQYEFGISFTAQHPAREFCVQAGETDLDFIARLAAEEGFVYRFEHTPKHHKLLITDRLLAMGLLTRGAIKAEDEDEGFYDDDGAPVDPDSVLYHSNSGGQQPRPCLQRLRYSEQVRTARQVQRDYTFRHPRYRQEHVAAGPFLEHQSSDYERFDYPGRYKRDAVGKVFTENRAIALRHDARIAEVEGDDIRLQPGLAFTLQGHPRDDLNMLWRVTRITHEGAQFTSLQEEAANAVRGTHYTQTATLVPGMAEWRPEPLPKPRIDGPHMATVVGPPNEEIFCDEWGRVKVSFPWDRESRDNQFSSCWVRVSQGWAGGSWGAMAIPRIGQDVIIQYVNADPDQPIITGRTYCGNQLPPYELPKHKTRMTIKSQTHLGKGFNELRFEDELGQEEVYIHAQKDQNNEVGNDETTQIGRNRVEQVGNDEQLRVGNDLQQENGRDRIHSIGRDHQVSVGNDLVEHVVNNRSESTQVDHHVSVGGNSELIIKGQQQVTVGQGMSQQTTVFRLQASERIEFLSPGGSIVLDAEGITLNGLTLTLLGKTEATKAGSGNTGELDFKPEESHQCEETSR; this is translated from the coding sequence ATGCCCAACCAATCCGACCTGCGTTACAGCTTCACGCCCTTGGTGGGCGGTGATTACTTTGAAGTAGTCTCGTTCAGCCTCACCGAGGCGTTAAGCAAGCCGTTCAGGCTTGAGTTGGAGCTGATCAGCTTCGAGAACGACATCAACTTCGGCCACCTGCTCGACAAGCCCGTGCTGTTTACCGTGTGGCGCGATGAACGGCCGGTGCGTTATGTCCACGGCCTGGTCAGCAGTTTCAGCCTGGGCGAGAGCGGCTTTTGCCGCACCCGTTACAAGGCTGTAGTCGAACCCCAACTGGCCCGCGCCGCACTGCGCTCTAACTGGCGCATCTTCCAGCACAAGACCGTGCCGCAAATCCTCGAACTGATGCTCAAGCGCCAGGCCATCACCCAGTACGAATTCGGCATCAGCTTCACCGCCCAGCACCCGGCCCGGGAATTCTGTGTGCAGGCCGGTGAAACCGACCTGGACTTCATTGCCCGCCTCGCCGCCGAAGAAGGCTTCGTCTACCGCTTCGAGCACACCCCCAAGCACCACAAACTGCTGATCACCGACCGCCTGCTGGCGATGGGCTTGCTTACTCGCGGCGCCATCAAGGCCGAGGATGAGGACGAAGGTTTCTACGATGACGATGGCGCACCTGTCGACCCCGACAGCGTGCTTTATCACTCAAACAGCGGTGGCCAGCAGCCCCGCCCCTGCCTGCAGCGCCTGCGCTACAGCGAACAGGTGCGCACCGCCCGCCAGGTGCAGCGCGACTACACCTTCCGCCACCCGCGCTACCGCCAGGAGCACGTGGCGGCCGGGCCGTTTCTTGAGCATCAGTCCAGCGATTACGAACGCTTCGACTACCCCGGCCGCTACAAGCGCGATGCGGTGGGCAAGGTCTTCACCGAAAACCGCGCCATCGCCCTGCGCCATGACGCCCGCATCGCCGAGGTCGAGGGTGACGACATCCGCCTGCAGCCAGGCTTGGCCTTCACCCTGCAAGGCCATCCGCGCGACGACCTCAACATGCTGTGGCGGGTCACCCGCATCACCCACGAAGGCGCGCAGTTCACCAGCCTGCAGGAAGAAGCCGCCAACGCCGTACGCGGCACGCACTACACGCAAACTGCCACACTGGTGCCCGGCATGGCCGAATGGCGGCCCGAGCCATTGCCCAAACCGCGCATCGACGGCCCGCACATGGCCACCGTGGTCGGCCCGCCCAACGAAGAAATCTTTTGCGACGAGTGGGGCCGGGTCAAGGTCAGTTTCCCCTGGGACCGGGAAAGCCGCGACAACCAGTTCAGCTCCTGCTGGGTGCGTGTTTCCCAGGGTTGGGCCGGTGGTAGTTGGGGCGCGATGGCCATCCCGCGCATCGGCCAGGACGTGATCATCCAGTACGTCAACGCCGACCCCGACCAGCCGATCATCACCGGGCGCACCTATTGCGGCAATCAGCTACCGCCCTACGAACTGCCCAAGCATAAAACGCGCATGACCATCAAAAGCCAGACCCACCTGGGGAAAGGGTTCAACGAATTGCGGTTTGAGGATGAGCTGGGGCAGGAAGAGGTGTACATCCATGCCCAGAAAGATCAGAACAACGAGGTGGGCAACGATGAAACCACGCAAATTGGTCGTAACCGCGTCGAGCAAGTCGGCAACGACGAACAGTTAAGAGTCGGCAATGACCTGCAGCAAGAAAACGGGCGTGATCGCATTCATTCAATAGGCCGTGACCATCAGGTGAGCGTCGGTAACGACTTGGTCGAGCACGTTGTTAACAACCGCTCTGAGTCAACCCAGGTCGATCATCACGTGTCAGTCGGCGGCAATAGTGAGCTGATTATCAAAGGGCAGCAGCAGGTCACTGTCGGCCAGGGCATGAGCCAACAGACAACCGTTTTTCGGCTGCAGGCTAGCGAGCGCATCGAGTTCTTGAGCCCCGGCGGCAGCATTGTCCTGGATGCCGAAGGCATCACGCTCAATGGCCTGACCCTCACCCTGCTTGGGAAAACAGAAGCAACGAAAGCAGGTTCCGGAAACACCGGGGAGCTTGATTTCAAGCCTGAAGAATCCCACCAGTGCGAGGAAACCAGCCGATGA